A section of the Leptotrichia sp. HSP-342 genome encodes:
- a CDS encoding gamma-glutamyl-gamma-aminobutyrate hydrolase family protein, with amino-acid sequence MNNKRKPIIGITTSLELNPKRLNDHKTIVSVDYSKAVIDAGGIPSILPITENMEVIREQIQHLDGLLLSGGGDPDPILYGEDCLQEVGSITPERDKFELTILDEFMKTGKPIFGICRGLQIANIYFGGSLYQDVKYIDTTVNHMQKWLPDLPTHDINIEKDNILFEIFGEKTRINSYHHQMIKDLGNNLTSIAKANDGIIEAFQNKNHKFFYAVQWHPEMMAVRGNEKMQKIFDKFIESCGK; translated from the coding sequence ATGAACAATAAAAGAAAACCAATTATAGGAATTACTACTTCGCTGGAATTAAATCCAAAAAGATTGAATGATCACAAGACAATAGTTTCTGTGGATTACAGTAAAGCAGTTATAGATGCTGGAGGAATACCGTCTATTTTGCCAATAACAGAAAATATGGAAGTTATAAGGGAACAAATTCAGCATTTGGATGGTCTTTTACTTTCTGGGGGAGGGGATCCTGATCCAATTTTATATGGAGAGGACTGTCTGCAGGAAGTCGGGAGCATTACGCCAGAGCGTGATAAATTTGAACTTACAATTTTGGATGAGTTTATGAAAACTGGAAAGCCTATTTTTGGGATTTGCCGAGGATTACAAATTGCAAATATCTATTTTGGCGGAAGTTTGTATCAAGATGTAAAATATATAGACACAACTGTCAATCATATGCAAAAGTGGCTTCCTGACTTGCCTACACACGATATAAATATTGAAAAAGACAATATTTTATTCGAAATTTTTGGTGAAAAAACAAGAATTAATTCTTATCATCATCAAATGATAAAAGATTTGGGAAATAATTTGACTTCTATTGCAAAAGCGAATGATGGTATAATAGAAGCTTTTCAAAACAAAAATCATAAATTCTTTTACGCAGTACAATGGCATCCTGAAATGATGGCAGTTCGTGGAAATGAGAAAATGCAGAAGATTTTTGATAAATTTATTGAAAGTTGTGGAAAATAA
- a CDS encoding PTS sugar transporter subunit IIA yields the protein MEKIERKTIMININDLINENLIALDLDAKDKTEVLEKLADMIHREGRLNKAENEPKIGFLNALWERENSFSTAVGFSYGIPHGKCKYVKEASVAYARLKDEIKWADDENVKYVFMIAVPDQKAGNEHLEILIKLSTSILEDDFREKLEKVQTAKEALETIKKYSSKNR from the coding sequence ATGGAAAAGATAGAAAGGAAAACTATTATGATTAATATTAATGATTTAATAAATGAAAACCTTATTGCTTTAGATTTAGATGCAAAGGATAAAACGGAAGTCCTTGAAAAACTTGCGGATATGATACATCGTGAAGGAAGGCTAAATAAGGCAGAAAATGAACCAAAAATAGGATTTTTGAACGCTTTATGGGAAAGAGAAAACTCCTTTTCTACCGCAGTAGGCTTTTCATATGGAATACCACACGGAAAATGCAAGTATGTAAAAGAGGCAAGTGTAGCTTATGCAAGATTGAAAGACGAAATAAAATGGGCTGACGATGAAAATGTAAAATATGTATTTATGATTGCAGTTCCTGATCAAAAGGCAGGGAACGAACATTTGGAAATACTTATAAAATTATCAACTTCCATTCTGGAAGATGATTTTAGGGAAAAACTTGAAAAAGTGCAGACTGCAAAAGAAGCACTGGAAACAATAAAAAAATATTCATCAAAAAACAGATAA
- a CDS encoding PTS fructose transporter subunit IIB — protein sequence MKIVGVTACPTGIAHTYMAQAAIEKECKKRGYDVQVETQGGMGIENELEQETIDNADAVILAIAIGIDREDRFEQKEAEGKVIRVDPGEAIKNTSNIIDKAEKL from the coding sequence ATGAAAATAGTAGGAGTAACAGCATGTCCAACGGGAATAGCACATACATATATGGCACAGGCGGCGATTGAAAAGGAATGTAAAAAACGTGGTTATGATGTACAAGTTGAAACACAAGGTGGAATGGGAATAGAAAATGAACTGGAACAAGAAACTATTGATAATGCAGATGCTGTAATATTGGCTATTGCTATCGGAATAGATAGAGAAGACAGATTTGAGCAAAAGGAAGCGGAAGGAAAAGTTATCCGAGTTGATCCAGGGGAAGCAATAAAAAACACAAGCAATATAATTGATAAAGCTGAAAAATTATAA
- a CDS encoding PTS fructose transporter subunit IIC, with translation MSKDNRLLKDLQKAFNTGVSYMLPSVVVGGVFLAIALSTGKPTDTGMEITNQFMKNLNDLGVAGFAIMIPLLSGFIANSIAGKPALAPAMILGYIANNPIGAGQVKTGFLGAMILGIATGYFVNWCKKWKVPATIRTLMPILIIPIVTTFILGMTYIYIIAVPIGLFMNWLIASLKTMQGGSAIILGLIIGAMTAVDMGGPINKTATAFTLALMAENIYTPNGAHRIAVAIPPLAMGISTLIDRKKYTKEDKDLGISAIFMGLIGITEGAIPFAVKDMKKVLPAIIIGSAVGGAIGMINNVEALVPHGGPVILPVVRGKLWFMLAIIIGTLVSVAILHFMKSDLDEETN, from the coding sequence ATGTCAAAGGATAATAGATTATTAAAAGATTTACAAAAGGCATTCAATACGGGAGTCTCCTATATGTTACCTTCGGTGGTAGTTGGAGGAGTATTTTTAGCAATTGCGCTGTCAACGGGAAAGCCAACAGACACAGGAATGGAAATAACGAATCAGTTTATGAAAAATTTAAATGATTTGGGAGTAGCAGGATTTGCTATAATGATACCACTACTATCAGGATTTATCGCAAATTCAATTGCAGGTAAACCAGCACTTGCACCAGCAATGATACTGGGTTATATAGCAAATAATCCAATAGGAGCTGGACAAGTTAAAACAGGTTTTTTAGGTGCAATGATATTAGGAATTGCAACAGGATATTTTGTAAACTGGTGTAAAAAATGGAAAGTTCCAGCAACTATACGTACACTTATGCCAATTTTAATAATTCCTATTGTTACTACGTTTATTTTAGGAATGACATATATTTACATTATTGCTGTACCAATAGGATTATTTATGAATTGGCTGATTGCCTCACTTAAAACTATGCAAGGTGGAAGTGCAATAATATTAGGGCTTATTATCGGTGCAATGACTGCTGTAGATATGGGAGGACCTATTAATAAGACTGCAACAGCATTTACATTAGCACTTATGGCAGAAAATATCTATACACCTAATGGAGCTCATAGAATTGCAGTAGCTATTCCACCCTTAGCAATGGGGATCTCAACACTGATAGATCGTAAAAAATATACAAAGGAAGATAAAGATCTTGGAATATCAGCTATATTTATGGGACTTATCGGAATAACGGAGGGAGCTATTCCATTTGCTGTAAAAGACATGAAAAAAGTATTACCCGCAATAATAATTGGTAGTGCTGTAGGTGGAGCCATTGGTATGATTAACAATGTTGAAGCGCTTGTTCCGCACGGAGGACCCGTAATTCTACCAGTTGTAAGAGGAAAATTATGGTTTATGCTCGCCATAATTATTGGTACATTGGTATCTGTTGCGATACTTCATTTTATGAAGTCTGATTTAGATGAAGAAACAAATTAA
- a CDS encoding DUF4037 domain-containing protein yields MVEQLFKELSLLEEVEAIALGGSRAGVNYDEKSDYDVYLYVNSPVSEEKRKNILKKFCSYMEIGNSFWEYEDNCVLNNGIEIDILYRDMKDFMKGIERVIAEYQPSNSYTTCMWHNLITCKILYDKNGTLEKYKNKYTINYPKQLKENIIKRQLELIDSSMPAYPNQIKKAISRKDFVSINHRITEFLASYFDLLFAINEITHPGEKRLIQLCKKQCKILPENFEENLNSLFSHMYSEENQSLLMEVIQNIVNNVKKLLNIEKFDNK; encoded by the coding sequence ATGGTAGAACAATTATTTAAGGAATTATCTTTATTAGAAGAAGTTGAGGCAATTGCATTGGGAGGTTCACGAGCGGGAGTAAATTATGATGAAAAGTCAGACTATGATGTGTATCTTTACGTAAATTCCCCAGTTAGTGAAGAAAAAAGAAAAAATATTCTAAAAAAATTCTGCAGTTATATGGAAATTGGAAACAGCTTTTGGGAATACGAAGATAATTGTGTCCTAAATAACGGAATCGAAATTGATATTCTTTACCGAGATATGAAAGACTTTATGAAAGGTATCGAAAGAGTCATTGCTGAATATCAGCCAAGCAATTCTTACACAACCTGCATGTGGCACAATCTAATTACCTGCAAAATTTTATATGACAAAAACGGAACTCTTGAAAAATACAAAAACAAATATACCATAAACTATCCAAAACAGCTAAAAGAAAACATCATAAAAAGACAGCTGGAATTAATAGACTCTTCAATGCCAGCATACCCAAATCAAATAAAAAAAGCAATTTCAAGAAAAGATTTTGTCAGTATAAATCACAGAATAACAGAATTTCTAGCTTCATATTTTGACTTATTATTCGCAATAAACGAGATAACACACCCTGGCGAAAAACGTTTAATTCAACTTTGCAAAAAACAATGCAAAATCTTGCCTGAAAACTTTGAAGAAAATCTAAATTCTCTTTTTTCACATATGTATTCAGAAGAAAATCAATCTTTATTAATGGAAGTTATACAAAATATTGTAAATAATGTAAAAAAATTACTTAATATAGAAAAATTTGACAATAAATAA
- a CDS encoding class II D-tagatose-bisphosphate aldolase non-catalytic subunit, with protein MSKMTLSEVVKKGLKLKKSERATMLGIGPMSKMLIKASILLAKEKDFPLMFIASRNQVDAKELGGGYVCNWDQKGFSDAIKEVSKEIGFDGLYYLCRDHGGPWQRDKERKEHLPEDEAMKLGKKSYIEDLINGFDLLHIDPTKDPYVVGKVIDMNVVLRRTVELIKFVEQERIARGLPEISYEVGTEETNGGLTSVESYEFFIQKLMKELDDNGLPHPCFIVGQTGTLTRLTENVGHFNAKASIDLSSVAEKYEVGLKEHNGDYQDEGILLAHPALGITAMNVAPEYGTVETRAYLKLVELEEMLFNERLISKKSNLKDCIRRESVASRRWEKWMTDDTVSKSTEDLLKDEEIITVITDISGHYTFNNDNVKKEIEDLFANLSEAGVDAEKYVIYKLQESLDRYVETFNLTGYTSRLKK; from the coding sequence ATGAGTAAAATGACTTTATCAGAAGTGGTAAAAAAAGGGTTAAAATTGAAAAAATCTGAAAGAGCTACAATGCTAGGAATTGGACCTATGTCTAAAATGCTAATAAAAGCTAGTATTTTGTTGGCTAAAGAAAAAGATTTTCCATTAATGTTTATTGCAAGCAGAAATCAGGTTGATGCTAAAGAACTTGGTGGAGGATATGTTTGTAACTGGGATCAAAAAGGATTTTCAGATGCAATAAAAGAAGTTTCAAAAGAAATTGGATTCGATGGACTTTACTATTTGTGTAGAGATCATGGCGGACCTTGGCAAAGAGATAAGGAAAGAAAGGAACATTTACCTGAAGATGAAGCTATGAAACTTGGAAAAAAATCATATATTGAAGATTTGATCAATGGATTTGACTTATTACATATTGATCCGACAAAAGATCCATATGTTGTTGGTAAAGTAATTGATATGAATGTTGTACTTAGAAGAACTGTTGAATTAATCAAATTTGTTGAACAGGAAAGAATTGCTCGAGGATTACCTGAAATAAGTTATGAGGTGGGAACAGAAGAAACAAACGGTGGGCTTACATCAGTAGAATCTTATGAATTCTTTATCCAAAAACTTATGAAAGAATTGGATGATAACGGACTTCCACATCCATGTTTCATTGTAGGACAAACTGGAACATTGACAAGACTTACCGAAAATGTGGGACATTTTAATGCAAAAGCCTCTATAGATTTGTCGTCAGTTGCTGAAAAATATGAAGTTGGGTTAAAGGAACACAATGGAGATTATCAGGATGAAGGAATTCTTTTGGCACATCCTGCATTGGGAATTACTGCAATGAACGTGGCTCCAGAATACGGTACAGTTGAAACTAGAGCATATCTGAAATTGGTTGAACTTGAAGAAATGCTGTTTAATGAAAGGCTTATTTCTAAAAAATCTAACTTGAAGGATTGCATAAGAAGAGAATCAGTGGCAAGCAGAAGATGGGAGAAATGGATGACAGACGACACTGTTTCAAAATCAACTGAAGATCTTTTAAAGGATGAAGAAATAATAACTGTAATAACAGACATTAGCGGACACTATACATTTAACAATGACAACGTTAAAAAGGAAATTGAAGACTTGTTTGCAAATCTGTCTGAAGCTGGTGTAGATGCAGAAAAATATGTAATTTACAAATTGCAGGAATCACTTGACAGATATGTTGAAACATTTAATTTGACAGGATACACAAGCAGACTGAAAAAATAA
- a CDS encoding transketolase, which produces MKIEDLQKKAKILKKDIIEMIYRAKSGHPGGSLSIADILAVLYWKEMNIDPENPKMENRDRLVLSKGHAAPALYAALIEKGFLGYEGKNLIPTLRKWHSPLQGHPDMKKLAGVEMSTGSLGQGLSTANGMALSAKIYNNDYRVYTILGDGELQEGQVWEAAMTAAHYKLDNLVAIVDYNNLQIDGKVSNVMDVAPIGEKFKAFKWNVIEIDGHNYEEIINAFDTARTVKGQPTVIVANTVKGKGVSFMENNAGFHGAAPNDEEYKKAMEELS; this is translated from the coding sequence ATGAAAATCGAAGATTTGCAAAAAAAAGCAAAAATATTGAAAAAAGATATTATTGAAATGATTTATAGGGCAAAATCAGGGCATCCGGGAGGTTCACTTTCAATTGCTGATATTCTGGCTGTGCTTTACTGGAAGGAAATGAACATCGACCCAGAAAATCCAAAAATGGAAAACAGAGACAGATTAGTTCTTAGTAAAGGTCATGCTGCTCCTGCACTGTATGCGGCTTTGATAGAAAAAGGATTTTTAGGATATGAAGGGAAAAATCTTATTCCAACACTTAGAAAATGGCACTCTCCGCTTCAAGGGCATCCTGACATGAAAAAACTGGCTGGAGTTGAAATGTCAACAGGTTCACTTGGGCAAGGACTGTCTACAGCAAATGGAATGGCTTTGAGTGCAAAAATTTACAATAATGACTACAGAGTTTATACAATCTTAGGAGATGGAGAATTACAGGAAGGGCAAGTTTGGGAAGCGGCTATGACAGCTGCACATTACAAGCTTGACAATTTAGTTGCGATAGTTGACTATAATAATTTACAGATTGATGGAAAAGTTTCGAATGTAATGGATGTCGCTCCGATTGGGGAAAAATTCAAGGCATTCAAATGGAATGTAATCGAGATTGACGGACACAATTATGAAGAAATCATAAATGCTTTTGACACAGCAAGAACAGTTAAAGGACAGCCGACAGTAATAGTTGCAAACACTGTAAAAGGAAAAGGTGTTTCATTTATGGAAAATAACGCTGGATTCCACGGAGCTGCTCCAAATGATGAAGAATATAAGAAGGCAATGGAAGAATTGAGTTAA
- a CDS encoding histidinol-phosphatase HisJ family protein translates to MKVIDYHVHSTNSFDGKSSVEDMCKRAIEIGDYAICFTEHFSVDPRDVSYGVLDYEKYENEVRKAQEKFGKQLDIKMGLEIGEPHLKEYVSDLILQTSKMQLDFIIGSVHNIDGVKLRLYMQGKNKYELYYEYFQEIYKMVSVSDIDVIGHLDLMKRYAYESFGNYEFEDYREIIEKILKTAILRGIGLEINGSGYLNSVSEPFPKPEVLQLYRELGGEIITIGSDSHACETLSKNNKKMSNLLKEIGFKKVYTFDKRKKIEIKI, encoded by the coding sequence ATGAAAGTGATTGATTATCATGTTCATTCTACCAACTCATTTGATGGAAAGAGTTCTGTAGAAGATATGTGTAAAAGGGCGATAGAAATTGGAGATTATGCCATCTGCTTTACAGAACACTTTAGTGTGGATCCCAGAGATGTAAGTTATGGAGTATTGGATTATGAAAAATATGAAAATGAGGTAAGAAAGGCTCAGGAAAAATTTGGAAAACAGCTGGATATAAAAATGGGACTTGAAATTGGAGAACCTCACCTAAAGGAATATGTTTCAGATTTAATACTCCAGACTTCTAAAATGCAGCTCGACTTTATAATAGGATCTGTACACAATATAGATGGGGTAAAACTGCGGCTTTATATGCAGGGAAAAAATAAATATGAACTTTATTATGAATATTTTCAAGAAATTTATAAAATGGTATCAGTTTCCGACATTGATGTAATCGGACATTTGGACTTGATGAAACGGTACGCATATGAAAGTTTTGGAAATTATGAATTTGAAGATTATAGAGAAATTATTGAAAAAATTTTAAAAACAGCAATATTACGGGGTATAGGACTGGAAATAAATGGTTCAGGATATTTAAACAGCGTTAGCGAGCCTTTTCCCAAGCCAGAAGTACTACAGCTATACAGAGAACTGGGTGGAGAAATTATTACAATAGGCTCAGATTCTCACGCTTGTGAAACTTTATCCAAAAATAATAAAAAAATGTCAAACCTTTTAAAAGAAATAGGATTTAAAAAAGTCTACACCTTTGATAAAAGAAAAAAAATTGAAATAAAAATTTAG
- the asnA gene encoding aspartate--ammonia ligase: MSSIIIPKNYDSKYGIMETEIAIKVAKDCFERELAKSLDLTRISAPMFVRKSAGINDNLNGVERPVAFEMKEMPDATLEIVHSLAKWKRIALKQYGVEAGKGIYTDMNAIRRDEDLDNTHSIYVDQWDWEKVISKEDRNLDFLKETVKKIYQVFLNTEKELTDKFSKFEKFLPKEVTFITSQELENLYPELTPNEREDKFAKENGAIFIMQIGKVLESGEKHDGRAPDYDDWELNGDLIMWNPVLDSSLELSSMGIRVDKEALERQLKELNLEERKNLDFHKMLLNNELPLTIGGGIGQSRICMFLLQKAHIGEVQASVWTPEIVKECKENGINLLWY, from the coding sequence ATGTCAAGTATTATAATTCCAAAAAATTATGATTCCAAATACGGAATTATGGAAACAGAAATTGCCATAAAAGTGGCGAAAGACTGTTTTGAGAGAGAACTTGCAAAATCATTGGATTTAACAAGAATTTCAGCACCTATGTTTGTTAGAAAGTCTGCTGGGATTAATGATAATCTAAATGGAGTTGAACGTCCTGTGGCTTTTGAAATGAAAGAAATGCCAGATGCTACATTGGAAATTGTGCATTCGCTTGCAAAATGGAAAAGAATTGCATTAAAGCAGTATGGTGTAGAGGCTGGAAAAGGTATTTACACAGATATGAATGCCATTAGAAGAGATGAAGATCTAGATAACACTCATTCAATTTACGTGGATCAATGGGACTGGGAAAAAGTTATCTCAAAAGAGGATAGAAATTTAGATTTTTTAAAAGAAACAGTAAAAAAAATATATCAAGTCTTTTTAAATACAGAAAAAGAATTGACAGATAAATTTAGTAAATTTGAAAAATTTTTGCCAAAGGAAGTAACATTTATTACTTCTCAAGAGCTGGAAAATCTATATCCTGAATTGACTCCGAACGAACGAGAAGATAAGTTTGCAAAAGAAAATGGTGCAATTTTCATTATGCAAATTGGAAAAGTGTTAGAATCAGGAGAAAAACACGATGGACGTGCTCCAGATTATGATGATTGGGAACTAAATGGAGATTTGATTATGTGGAATCCAGTTCTTGATAGTTCGTTAGAATTATCATCAATGGGAATCCGTGTAGATAAAGAGGCGTTAGAACGTCAATTGAAAGAATTGAACTTAGAGGAACGAAAAAATCTTGATTTTCATAAAATGCTTTTAAATAATGAATTACCGTTAACAATCGGTGGAGGAATCGGACAGTCGAGAATTTGTATGTTCTTGTTACAAAAAGCTCACATTGGGGAAGTTCAGGCTTCAGTTTGGACTCCTGAAATCGTAAAAGAATGTAAAGAAAATGGAATTAATCTTTTATGGTACTAA